Proteins from a single region of Raphanus sativus cultivar WK10039 unplaced genomic scaffold, ASM80110v3 Scaffold0036, whole genome shotgun sequence:
- the LOC130500783 gene encoding uncharacterized protein LOC130500783, translating to MRRGGETESGARRGGETETQRRGEAERRTGGQAEKERDGEAEKERDGEGERRRDGSLSHTEDRESQRDGDETGEKQRAGEREAEKLGEGDGTGDRESQRGGEKHRR from the coding sequence ATGCGGAGAGGCGGAGAGACGGAGAGCGGAGCGCGGAGAGGCGGAGAGACGGAGACACAGAGGCGCGGAGAGGCGGAGAGGCGGACAGGCGGACAGgcggagaaagagagagacggagaggcggagaaagagagagatggagagggAGAGAGGCGGAGAGACGGTTCGCTCAGTCACACCGAAGATAGAGAGAGCCAGAGAGACGGAGATGAAACCGGCGAGAAGCAGAGAGCCGGAGAAAGAGAGGCGGAGAAGCTCGGAGAAGGCGACGGAACCGGAGATAGAGAGAGCCAGAGAGGTGGAGAGAAGCACCGGAGATAG